The following coding sequences lie in one Haematobia irritans isolate KBUSLIRL chromosome 3, ASM5000362v1, whole genome shotgun sequence genomic window:
- the LOC142229192 gene encoding uncharacterized protein LOC142229192 → MENMREIVKTLPDYEDDVPMSDEEREILENDVAPVLREPLPAIEQVPDVGMTPVVASSQEVVPTQKVIPPSGADTAPAEVSATKAAESSSSPTGTAQRNSDSSPKLHLNNCVLCRRKHNLRSCRRFLKMRLEQRLRTVVLHRVCSNCLGRSHMRSTCNSRERCRECGESHHTLLHSFDQQQRPSAPSSDLSKRKSNSSPSVNSSAYCITNATPIFSPLLVLQPTVRLGPTLVLILVLSGRRIPVRAVLDPCAGYSMICSSLAQSLLLTSAMTAQNAFCPLIVVSRHNAENKLIFSARVTNLSRVVTPSASAPDSIREHFECLQLADPVFYRPSGVGLVLGPDVYARVIKPQMFSSPGFPLAQLTIFGWVISGQCQP, encoded by the coding sequence ATGGAAAATATGAGGGAAATTGTTAAGACTCTCCCTGACTACGAGGATGACGTCCCGATGTCCGATGAGGAAAGAGAGattttagaaaatgatgttgcACCGGTTCTTCGCGAGCCGTTACCAGCAATCGAGCAGGTCCCTGACGTCGGGATGACCCCAGTCGTCGCCTCTTCACAAGAGGTAGTACCGACACAAAAAGTTATCCCTCCGTCGGGGGCTGATACGGCTCCAGCTGAAGTATCTGCAACTAAGGCAGCAGAATCTTCGTCTTCCCCTACGGGGACTGCCCAAAGAAATTCGGACTCGAGCCCAAAGCTTCATTTGAACAATTGTGTGTTATGCAGGCGGAAGCATAATCTACGGTCGTGCCGCAGGTTCTTGAAAATGCGGTTGGAGCAAAGGCTGCGCACCGTAGTTCTTCATCGGGTGTGCTCCAACTGTCTGGGCAGGTCACACATGCGGTCGACCTGCAATAGTCGCGAAAGGTGTCGCGAATGCGGAGAGAGCCACCATACGCTTCTGCACTCCTTCGACCAGCAACAACGTCCTTCCGCTCCATCGTCCGATTTGTCTAAGAGAAAGTCAAATTCAAGTCCGTCCGTTAATTCGTCCGCGTACTGCATTACAAATGCTACCCCCATATTTAGTCCGTTGTTAGTTTTGCAACCAACTGTTAGGCTTGGTCCCACTCTTGTGTTGATACTCGTCTTGTCCGGTCGTCGAATTCCCGTCCGAGCTGTCCTCGACCCATGTGCGGGGTACAGTATGATATGCAGTAGTCTTGCCCAAAGCTTACTGCTTACTTCGGCAATGACAGCGCAGAACGCCTTTTGTCCGCTGATCGTCGTATCCCGGCACAACGcggaaaataaattgattttttccgcCCGGGTGACAAATTTATCCCGTGTGGTCACCCCATCGGCGTCGGCTCCAGACTCCATACGAGAGCATTTTGAATGTCTCCAGCTGGCCGATCCAGTGTTTTATCGCCCTTCCGGGGTGGGGTTGGTCCTGGGGCCCGACGTATACGCAAGGGTTATTAAGCCTCAAATGTTTTCGAGTCCGGGATTCCCCTTGGCGCAGCTGACGATATTCGGCTGGGTGATTTCAGGGCAATGTCAACCATGA